One Setaria viridis chromosome 3, Setaria_viridis_v4.0, whole genome shotgun sequence DNA window includes the following coding sequences:
- the LOC117849191 gene encoding uncharacterized protein yields MAITSSGTLCKHQSSASRHRCRVCAVVSLAALLLLAVVAAVLALHPRPAVPTLEALRLASISLSPTGASLNATLDADLAIRNPSPVAAFTHDAGCAEVYYRGALVADADLPPGRVGAGGTEAMTVRFTVLADSLAASAAQLYGDLVGAGDVPLTVRTAVPGKATVLGMLRRRVVVVTVCDVAVSVRAPGAQTSSCRYRTKL; encoded by the coding sequence ATGGCGATCACCTCCTCCGGCACCCTCTGCAAGCACCAGAGCTCGGCgtcccgccaccgctgccgcgtCTGCGCCGTCGTCTCCCtggccgcgctcctcctcctcgcggtCGTCGCTGCCGTGCTGGCACTCCACCCGCGCCCAGCCGTCCCCACGCTCGaggcgctccgcctcgcctcgatCTCCCTCTCCCCGACCGGCGCCTCCCTGAACGCCACCCTCGACGCCGACCTCGCCATCCGCAACCCGAGCCCCGTGGCCGCCTTCACGCACGACGCCGGCTGCGCCGAAGTCTACTACCGCGGCGCGctcgtcgcggacgccgacctGCCCCCCGGACGCGTCGGCGCGGGTGGCACGGAGGCTATGACCGTCCGGTTCACCGTGCTCGCCGACAGCCTCGCTGCGAGCGCGGCGCAGCTGTACGGcgacctcgtcggcgccggggACGTGCCGCTCACCGTGCGGACGGCCGTGCCGGGCAAGGCCACGGTGCTCGGCATGCTGAGGCGCCGTGTGGTCGTGGTGACGGTGTGCGACGTCGCGGTGAGCGTGCGCGCGCCGGGCGCGCAGACATCGTCGTGCCGGTACCGGACCAAGCT